A region from the Silene latifolia isolate original U9 population chromosome 7, ASM4854445v1, whole genome shotgun sequence genome encodes:
- the LOC141589966 gene encoding uncharacterized protein LOC141589966: MEAVQPVELEVPSLRILLESQIHEPDWVQAIYDSLVMLDERHLNALYDVQLSEKRIERAFNKKVKPRGICEGDLLLKSVRALLPIDPRGKFKPIWVGPDLVKKILSGGAVQLTNLDENDFTNPTNLDQLKKYYLTISFSNVFLNFKCF, from the coding sequence ATGGAAGCAGTTCAACCAGTTGAGCTGGAAGTACCATCCCTAAGGATCCTACTAGAAAGCCAGATTCATGAACCAGATTGGGTTCAAGCAATATATGATTCACTAGTTATGCTCGACGAGCGGCATTTGAACGCATTGTACGATGTCCAACTCTCTGAGAAAAGGATAGAGAGAGCTttcaacaaaaaggtgaaaccaaGGGGAATTTGTGAAGGAGATCTGcttctcaaatcagttagagctttGTTACCTATTGACCCGAGGGGTAAGTTTAAACCAATTTGGGTAGGCCCTGATTTGGTAAAGAAGATTTTATCGGGAGGCGCTGTTCAATTAACAAATTTGGATGAGAATGACTTCACAAATCCTACGAATTTGGACCAGCTGAAGAAATATTACTTGACGATCTCATTCTCAAATGTTTTTTTGAATTTCAAATGTTTTTAG